In a genomic window of Mycolicibacillus parakoreensis:
- a CDS encoding MCE family protein, giving the protein MRRQVRLIVLSGAVLLVLAITGMAAVGPTLVARIPSIALSKVTVTAQFSDAVGLYTGNGVSVLGMEVGKVAGITPKGGYVEVTLAIDSGVAIPADAEAVTVSTSVLTDRHVELTPPYRGGPKLKSGDIIGLDKTRTPVEFERTLAMMHKLGSALHADENNEGPLGEFVELGSQITLENGAEIKATLAKLSAALEVGSDKGAQSKKNIQAIITNVAELSQAAADNDAALREFGSYVHALSDVLAAENLGAGLTGAKINQLLAEASRLLEGNQEGLKQSFADVRGVATVLTDNQRDLAELLDVGPLFVDNFYNIIDEEAGSLRAHLLVSKTLFNSQFGKEICNLMGLRQLACATGTMQDYGPDFGLGTMVDLMQDGIGEGP; this is encoded by the coding sequence ATGAGACGGCAGGTCAGGTTGATCGTCCTCAGCGGCGCGGTCCTGCTCGTGCTGGCCATCACCGGGATGGCGGCTGTCGGTCCGACACTGGTGGCCCGCATACCCAGCATCGCGCTGAGCAAGGTCACCGTCACCGCGCAGTTCTCCGACGCCGTCGGGCTCTACACCGGTAATGGCGTCTCGGTGCTCGGCATGGAAGTGGGCAAGGTCGCCGGCATCACCCCCAAAGGCGGCTATGTGGAGGTGACACTGGCGATCGACTCCGGTGTCGCCATCCCCGCAGACGCCGAGGCGGTGACCGTGTCGACCTCGGTGCTCACCGACCGCCACGTCGAGCTGACACCGCCCTACCGCGGCGGCCCGAAGCTGAAGAGCGGCGACATCATCGGCTTGGACAAGACGCGCACCCCCGTGGAGTTCGAACGCACGTTGGCGATGATGCACAAACTCGGCAGTGCGTTGCACGCCGATGAGAACAACGAGGGTCCACTCGGTGAGTTCGTCGAACTCGGATCGCAGATCACCCTGGAGAACGGCGCCGAGATCAAGGCCACCCTCGCGAAGCTGTCCGCGGCACTGGAGGTCGGCTCCGACAAGGGCGCGCAATCCAAGAAGAACATCCAGGCCATTATCACCAACGTCGCCGAACTCAGTCAGGCCGCGGCCGACAACGACGCGGCGCTGCGCGAGTTCGGCTCCTACGTCCACGCGTTGAGCGATGTGCTCGCCGCCGAGAACCTGGGTGCCGGACTGACCGGCGCGAAGATCAACCAGCTTCTCGCCGAGGCCTCCCGGCTGTTGGAGGGCAATCAAGAGGGACTCAAGCAGTCGTTCGCCGACGTGCGCGGTGTCGCCACCGTACTCACCGACAACCAGCGCGATCTGGCCGAGCTTCTCGACGTCGGACCGCTTTTCGTCGACAACTTCTACAACATCATCGATGAGGAGGCAGGAAGCCTGCGCGCCCACCTTCTGGTCAGCAAGACGCTGTTCAACAGCCAGTTCGGCAAAGAGATCTGCAACCTGATGGGTCTGCGGCAGTTGGCCTGCGCCACCGGGACGATGCAGGATTACGGACCGGACTTCGGGTTGGGCACCATGGTCGATCTGATGCAGGACGGGATCGGTGAGGGCCCATGA
- a CDS encoding MlaD family protein, producing the protein MRRPRIGLRLPRTVTAIAAAALLAGCGLNLESVALPAPGGGGSFYTLNAVFSDALNLPTKAKVRLYGAQIGEVSEIRAQDFTAHIAMHVRSDVPLYEGSTAELRAATPLGDVFVQIRPDPNRGEDAELLRDGATLPLEATANAPTIEELLGSMALLVNGGTVRYLVSMLNGAGDAVGGRGSKVATLIEQTDTLLSRMSARSEQLDASLRNSADLAAAMSQRQSTFDEALTGLAPALNVISANTEALVDLINTGARITAQLARFPSLRGTDTRSISQDVNTLARVLNEITVDPELSLTPFNRFLGILMKTFNGTAAHLNGEIAQLTLAPWPDMNYPGDPGFHWSDGTDWHLMIGALRYEWNMLLSHIYGPQR; encoded by the coding sequence ATGAGACGACCACGGATCGGGCTACGGCTTCCGCGCACCGTCACAGCGATCGCGGCGGCGGCCCTCCTCGCCGGCTGCGGGCTCAACCTGGAGAGCGTGGCGCTTCCCGCCCCGGGCGGAGGCGGTTCGTTCTACACGCTCAACGCGGTGTTCTCCGACGCACTGAACCTGCCCACCAAGGCGAAGGTGCGCCTCTACGGCGCGCAGATCGGGGAGGTCTCCGAGATCCGGGCCCAGGATTTCACCGCCCACATCGCCATGCATGTCCGCTCCGACGTGCCGCTGTATGAGGGCAGCACAGCCGAATTGCGGGCGGCGACCCCGCTGGGCGACGTGTTCGTCCAGATCCGGCCCGACCCGAACCGCGGTGAGGACGCCGAGCTGCTGCGCGACGGCGCGACCTTGCCGTTGGAGGCCACCGCCAACGCCCCGACCATCGAAGAACTGCTCGGGTCGATGGCGCTGCTGGTCAACGGCGGCACGGTGCGCTACCTGGTCTCGATGCTCAACGGTGCGGGCGACGCCGTCGGGGGACGGGGCTCCAAGGTCGCCACCCTCATCGAGCAGACCGACACGCTGCTGTCCCGGATGAGCGCACGGTCGGAGCAATTGGATGCCTCGCTGCGTAACTCGGCGGATCTGGCCGCGGCGATGTCGCAGCGCCAATCCACGTTCGACGAGGCGCTCACCGGTCTGGCGCCTGCGCTCAACGTGATCTCGGCCAACACCGAGGCCCTGGTCGATCTGATCAACACCGGGGCCAGGATCACCGCTCAGCTCGCGCGGTTCCCCTCGCTGCGGGGGACCGACACCCGCAGCATCAGCCAGGACGTCAACACCCTCGCCCGGGTGCTCAACGAGATCACCGTCGACCCGGAGTTGTCGCTGACACCGTTCAACCGGTTTCTCGGGATCTTGATGAAGACCTTCAACGGCACCGCCGCGCATCTGAACGGCGAGATCGCCCAACTCACCCTCGCCCCCTGGCCGGATATGAACTATCCGGGCGACCCCGGTTTCCACTGGTCGGACGGCACCGACTGGCATCTGATGATCGGCGCGCTGCGCTACGAGTGGAACATGCTGCTGTCCCACATTTACGGACCGCAACGATGA
- a CDS encoding MlaD family protein: MRPFLDLVDQLCRLVIVIVGWGHQRRILLSVLGLMLTTVVAAAYVTIFGVGINPTQRMITVRVLLNESGGLLANQDVTLRGIPIGRVQAVRLTATGAEAVVAIRADTPIPRDADVRISGLSVAGEQYLDFRPTHQSGPYLTNGSMIGSEQTSVPVSLPQIIDDSRGALAQIDAGKLTAVFGELRVGPDGPRKLSALLDGTVLLTSTLDGVLPETISMLQNTRPSFTLLADVSPGLGETGTDLQNILGGVNAMDGGFRELVDLGSTELDQVDTFIADNRENVYALLGNLTTLSQLLYLRVPALQNLWRPDHDSLVDRLSSTVHDGGIWVIADLYPKYRCDYDLPRQPPSAADFPAPYRYTYCDNDDPSVLVRGARNAPRPPGDDTAGPPPGHDPHETLPPPPVYPPYTLDTPYGGPSLPAWVPN; encoded by the coding sequence ATGAGGCCGTTTCTGGACCTGGTGGACCAGCTCTGCCGGCTGGTGATCGTCATCGTCGGCTGGGGGCATCAACGCCGGATCCTGCTGTCGGTGCTCGGGCTGATGCTGACCACGGTCGTCGCGGCCGCCTACGTCACGATCTTCGGAGTCGGCATCAACCCGACCCAGAGGATGATCACGGTGCGGGTCCTTCTCAACGAATCCGGTGGCTTGTTGGCCAACCAGGATGTGACCCTGCGCGGCATCCCGATCGGCCGGGTCCAGGCGGTGCGACTGACCGCCACCGGAGCCGAGGCCGTCGTCGCGATCCGGGCCGACACCCCGATACCCCGCGACGCCGACGTGCGGATCTCCGGACTATCGGTCGCCGGCGAGCAGTACCTCGATTTCCGCCCCACCCACCAATCGGGGCCCTACCTGACCAACGGCTCCATGATCGGCAGTGAACAGACCAGCGTCCCGGTGTCGTTGCCGCAGATCATCGACGACAGCCGCGGCGCTCTCGCCCAGATCGACGCCGGCAAACTCACCGCCGTCTTCGGTGAACTGCGCGTCGGTCCCGACGGCCCCCGGAAACTGTCCGCACTGCTGGACGGGACCGTGCTGTTGACCTCCACCCTCGACGGGGTGCTGCCGGAGACGATCAGCATGCTGCAGAACACCCGGCCGTCGTTCACGCTGCTGGCCGACGTCTCGCCCGGTCTGGGCGAGACGGGCACCGATCTGCAGAACATCCTCGGCGGGGTCAACGCGATGGACGGCGGTTTTCGCGAGCTCGTCGATCTCGGCAGCACCGAACTCGATCAGGTCGATACGTTCATCGCCGACAACCGGGAGAACGTCTACGCCCTGCTGGGCAACCTCACCACGTTGTCGCAGCTGCTCTACCTTCGGGTTCCGGCGTTGCAGAACCTGTGGCGTCCCGACCACGACTCGCTGGTCGACCGGCTGTCCAGCACGGTGCACGACGGCGGCATCTGGGTCATCGCCGATTTGTATCCGAAGTACCGCTGCGACTACGACTTGCCCCGCCAGCCACCGTCGGCCGCTGATTTCCCGGCGCCCTACCGCTACACCTACTGCGACAACGACGATCCGTCGGTTCTGGTCCGGGGCGCGCGCAACGCGCCCCGGCCCCCGGGTGACGACACCGCCGGTCCTCCCCCGGGCCACGACCCCCACGAAACCCTGCCCCCGCCACCGGTGTACCCGCCCTACACCCTGGACACCCCGTACGGGGGCCCGTCATTGCCCGCGTGGGTCCCCAACTGA
- a CDS encoding Mce protein: protein MSTISDVFDRLDELPVSADSDTAASDPEPGGAADEAGATGAGETAAPERPRRRRRRIVTVTAVTASAAALATIGYLGWRLHEVMAVDAAQQAALAAATDYAITLTTLDADTIDENYTRALDGATGEFKQAYSLGSAQLRQMLIDNDAAGTGVVVDAAVKDATATRAEVLLFVDQSITNAVRTEPRIDRNRIQMTMELVDGRWLASKVELT from the coding sequence ATGTCCACCATCAGCGACGTCTTCGACCGCCTCGACGAGCTCCCGGTGAGCGCCGACTCCGACACCGCCGCAAGCGACCCCGAGCCCGGTGGCGCCGCCGACGAAGCCGGCGCCACCGGGGCCGGCGAGACGGCGGCGCCCGAGCGACCGCGACGGCGGCGGCGCCGCATCGTGACGGTGACCGCGGTGACCGCGAGTGCCGCCGCGCTGGCGACGATCGGCTATCTGGGTTGGCGTCTGCATGAGGTCATGGCCGTCGACGCGGCACAGCAGGCGGCGCTGGCCGCGGCCACGGACTACGCGATCACCTTGACCACGCTCGACGCCGACACCATCGACGAGAACTACACCCGGGCCCTCGACGGGGCGACCGGAGAGTTCAAACAGGCGTACAGCCTCGGCTCGGCGCAACTACGCCAGATGCTGATCGACAACGACGCCGCGGGCACCGGCGTGGTGGTCGACGCCGCCGTGAAGGACGCGACGGCCACCCGGGCCGAGGTGTTGTTGTTCGTCGATCAGTCGATCACCAACGCGGTGCGTACCGAACCGCGAATCGACCGCAACCGGATCCAGATGACCATGGAGCTCGTCGACGGCCGGTGGTTGGCGAGCAAGGTCGAGTTGACATGA
- a CDS encoding Mce protein: MTAVVDACADEATEATSEVTASPSRRTVRLPRRVRRWLVAATAVVFVIGAGYQSWLLIDQHRDGVAGRDALAAAERYAVTLTTADPATIDDQVEAVIDGSTGDFHDRYTRHSADLRAMLLTNKVTTTGSIVDSAVKSADPHHATVLLLVRQSFTTPAMADRPVDSSADVTGMTMLLDNVDGRWLVSEIRATAGGLTP, encoded by the coding sequence ATGACCGCTGTCGTCGACGCCTGCGCTGACGAGGCGACCGAGGCGACGTCCGAGGTCACCGCATCACCGTCGCGCCGCACCGTGCGGCTGCCCCGTCGTGTGCGGCGGTGGCTCGTGGCCGCGACCGCCGTCGTGTTCGTCATCGGCGCCGGCTACCAGAGCTGGCTTTTGATCGACCAGCATCGCGATGGCGTCGCCGGGCGCGACGCGCTCGCCGCCGCGGAACGCTACGCGGTGACCCTGACCACCGCCGACCCGGCGACCATCGACGATCAGGTCGAGGCCGTCATCGACGGCTCGACCGGGGATTTTCACGACCGGTACACCCGACACAGCGCGGACCTGCGCGCGATGCTGCTCACCAACAAGGTGACCACGACCGGCAGCATCGTCGATTCGGCGGTCAAATCGGCCGACCCGCACCACGCCACCGTCCTGCTGCTGGTCCGACAGTCCTTCACCACCCCGGCCATGGCCGACCGCCCGGTCGATTCCTCGGCGGACGTCACCGGGATGACCATGCTGCTGGACAACGTCGACGGACGGTGGCTTGTCAGCGAGATCCGTGCCACAGCAGGGGGTCTGACTCCATGA
- a CDS encoding mannan-binding lectin: MRTLAVAAALAVAAAPLVTAPRAGATADGFCADLHADWDGQHCTTVVVSPRQAQRVISVDLPVALLDDPTAGPVVRDFYRQLMDGWRRSGAESLRDTRAYAFYELHPGPGPLQSLVVHEVLEPHGMQPNNAFRTFVFDLDRRTRLTLTDVFKPDVDPPAVITSVGAPALTAALDDAAPPHAPNTYPFTLAEFTPGPNGPGYSGNYRAFALTPEHLVLFMPGTPMLREDPQPPDRQVWSMDGGAVIARIPLPSLADALRPEYGGH; the protein is encoded by the coding sequence ATGAGAACCCTGGCAGTCGCCGCGGCGCTGGCCGTCGCCGCCGCCCCGTTGGTCACCGCTCCGCGCGCCGGCGCCACCGCCGACGGGTTCTGCGCCGACCTGCACGCCGACTGGGACGGTCAGCACTGCACGACCGTGGTGGTCTCGCCACGGCAGGCGCAACGTGTCATCTCCGTCGATCTTCCGGTCGCGCTGCTCGATGACCCGACCGCGGGGCCGGTGGTGCGCGACTTCTACCGGCAGCTGATGGACGGGTGGCGACGTTCTGGTGCGGAGTCACTGCGCGACACCCGCGCCTACGCCTTCTACGAACTGCACCCGGGGCCGGGGCCGCTGCAGTCGCTGGTCGTCCACGAGGTACTCGAACCCCACGGCATGCAACCGAACAACGCTTTCCGGACATTCGTGTTCGACCTGGATCGCCGGACCCGGCTGACGCTGACCGATGTGTTCAAACCCGACGTCGACCCGCCGGCGGTCATCACGTCGGTCGGGGCCCCGGCGCTCACCGCCGCGCTCGATGACGCCGCGCCCCCGCACGCGCCGAACACCTACCCGTTCACTCTCGCCGAGTTCACCCCCGGCCCGAACGGACCCGGTTACTCGGGGAATTACCGCGCCTTCGCGTTGACACCCGAGCACCTGGTCCTGTTCATGCCCGGCACTCCGATGCTGCGCGAAGACCCGCAGCCGCCCGACCGGCAGGTGTGGTCCATGGACGGCGGCGCGGTCATCGCCCGAATACCCCTGCCGTCTTTGGCCGACGCGCTGCGGCCCGAATACGGCGGCCACTGA
- a CDS encoding oxygenase MpaB family protein, with amino-acid sequence MLTTAETRIQIDTYTPRWDHEVIDLSDALDFWSAAAAAANVIMQMSLPGVGHGVAESRVESGALMEHPWKRLRTTAQYLAVVILGTDAERAAYRDAVNVAHRMVRSTADSPVRYNAFDRDLQLWVAACLYVFYEDTYQLLRGRLTEEQAESLYQHGKLLGTTLQVTDDQWPATRAEFDDYWNATCEHLEMDDVVRDYLLRLVNLTMINPLLRLFFAPLLRFLTIGFLAPRFRELLGVQWSATKQRQFENLFLFVSFVNRFLPKFLRTFSYSLLMSDLRRRLRRHKSLI; translated from the coding sequence ATGCTGACCACAGCCGAGACCCGCATTCAGATCGACACCTACACCCCACGGTGGGACCACGAGGTCATCGACCTGTCCGATGCCCTGGATTTCTGGTCGGCGGCCGCGGCCGCCGCCAACGTCATCATGCAGATGAGCCTGCCGGGGGTGGGCCACGGCGTCGCCGAGAGCCGCGTCGAATCCGGCGCTCTGATGGAACACCCCTGGAAGCGGCTACGCACCACCGCGCAGTATCTCGCCGTGGTGATCCTGGGCACCGACGCGGAGCGCGCCGCCTACCGCGACGCGGTCAACGTGGCGCATCGCATGGTGCGCTCCACCGCCGACAGTCCGGTGAGATACAACGCGTTCGACCGTGACCTGCAGTTGTGGGTGGCGGCCTGCCTCTACGTCTTCTACGAGGACACCTACCAGTTGCTGCGAGGCCGGCTCACCGAAGAGCAGGCCGAGAGCCTCTATCAGCACGGCAAGCTGCTCGGCACGACCCTGCAGGTCACCGACGATCAATGGCCCGCGACCCGCGCCGAATTCGACGACTACTGGAACGCGACGTGCGAACACCTCGAGATGGACGACGTCGTTCGCGACTATCTGCTGCGGTTGGTCAACCTCACGATGATCAATCCGCTGCTGCGACTGTTCTTCGCTCCGCTGCTGCGGTTCTTGACGATCGGATTTTTGGCCCCGCGGTTCCGGGAGCTCCTCGGGGTGCAGTGGTCGGCGACCAAGCAGCGGCAATTCGAGAATCTGTTCCTGTTCGTCTCCTTCGTCAATCGGTTCCTGCCGAAGTTCCTGCGCACCTTCAGCTACAGCCTCTTGATGTCGGATCTTCGCCGTCGGCTGCGGCGCCACAAGTCGCTGATCTAG
- a CDS encoding oxygenase MpaB family protein, whose amino-acid sequence MPVTETDRLGPDSLLWRFLGDRRYLFMLPRSVCLLMLHPAIAAGISEHALMRDRIWLHKKRTVTQAVNIAYTRHDMAPLIRFSHDHVKGTTDRGEKYHALSPDVFHFQHAAYVETLITMVNTFIRPLNAAEHEQLYRECCTWYRRYGISTRPMPDTWVEFVDYFDQRCRSDLSAGPHFERYRDEIFAPSDWTMRRVPHRAIRAMQHPRARELLGIDVSAADRRSLRRFTRVARLSVVLPRHHWNAKARAVLRAGTPAAADQQLGGVPAPP is encoded by the coding sequence ATGCCGGTGACCGAGACCGACCGATTGGGCCCCGACAGTCTGCTGTGGCGCTTCCTGGGTGACCGCCGTTATCTGTTCATGCTGCCGCGCTCGGTGTGTCTGTTGATGCTGCACCCGGCGATCGCCGCCGGGATCAGCGAACACGCCTTGATGCGTGACCGGATCTGGCTGCACAAGAAACGGACGGTCACCCAGGCGGTCAACATCGCCTACACCCGTCACGACATGGCGCCGCTGATCCGGTTCTCCCACGACCACGTGAAGGGGACCACCGATCGCGGCGAGAAATACCATGCGCTCAGCCCCGACGTCTTCCACTTTCAGCACGCCGCGTATGTCGAGACCCTCATCACGATGGTGAACACGTTCATCCGACCGCTCAACGCGGCCGAACACGAGCAGCTCTACCGGGAGTGTTGCACCTGGTACCGCCGCTACGGGATCTCCACGCGACCGATGCCCGACACCTGGGTCGAGTTCGTCGACTACTTCGACCAACGCTGCCGCAGCGACCTGTCGGCGGGACCGCACTTCGAGCGCTACCGCGACGAGATCTTCGCCCCGTCGGACTGGACGATGCGCCGCGTGCCGCACCGGGCGATCCGCGCCATGCAGCATCCGCGGGCCCGCGAGCTTCTGGGGATCGACGTGAGCGCCGCCGACCGTCGCTCCCTGCGACGGTTCACCCGCGTGGCGCGACTCTCGGTGGTGCTGCCACGGCATCACTGGAATGCCAAGGCCCGCGCGGTGCTGCGGGCCGGTACTCCCGCGGCAGCAGACCAGCAGCTCGGCGGTGTACCCGCACCGCCATGA
- a CDS encoding TetR/AcrR family transcriptional regulator, with product MTARQTPAATRSVRRRPKDRKAQIAREAAEAFSTLGYHAVSVEAIATRVGVSAPALYRHYSSKYDLFRGAVLALSQQLVDATDAFDTVTDDDPHAHRDQIARAVIDVVLVNRTSGGLYRWQTRYLQGPDAARLTSQLRLVNHRIQRAITVLRPELTSAQQWMLSSGFLSIAGSITDHRLRAPDETIRAILAGGINALVAAALPDPEASRQRRGGWRIFAPDAGAYEALLHAAMRLFAQQGYAETTVAQIAAAVQLPVSGPYRYFSGKSEILATALRRAADRLSAELARAHGPDSEPRETLTRLVDAYVTTSFANPELASVYYSERVNLAPNDQVLLRNVQRATVGSWVELLISARPELDVTAARFLIQAAMGLVVDLGRLVHYDRMSQDRDDGTDPLSYPRACVQTLMEAVLFETNVTQRPLADG from the coding sequence GTGACGGCACGACAGACTCCCGCCGCGACGCGTAGCGTCCGGCGCCGTCCCAAGGACCGCAAGGCCCAGATCGCGCGCGAGGCCGCCGAGGCGTTCAGCACGCTCGGCTACCACGCGGTCAGCGTGGAGGCGATCGCCACCCGCGTCGGGGTGTCGGCTCCGGCCCTCTACCGGCACTACAGCAGCAAATACGATCTGTTCCGCGGCGCGGTGCTCGCACTGAGCCAGCAACTCGTCGACGCCACCGATGCCTTCGACACCGTCACCGACGACGATCCGCACGCGCACCGCGATCAGATCGCGCGGGCAGTGATCGACGTCGTCCTGGTCAACCGCACCTCCGGCGGGCTCTACCGGTGGCAGACCCGGTATCTGCAAGGCCCCGACGCCGCCCGGTTGACCTCACAGCTGCGGCTGGTCAACCACCGCATCCAGCGTGCCATCACCGTGCTGCGGCCGGAGTTGACCTCGGCGCAGCAGTGGATGCTGTCGTCGGGATTTCTCAGTATCGCCGGCAGCATCACCGACCACCGGCTGCGCGCCCCCGACGAGACCATCCGCGCGATCCTCGCCGGGGGAATCAACGCGCTGGTCGCCGCCGCGCTGCCCGACCCCGAGGCGTCCCGGCAGCGCCGCGGAGGGTGGCGCATCTTCGCTCCCGACGCCGGCGCCTACGAGGCGCTGCTGCACGCCGCCATGCGGCTCTTCGCTCAGCAGGGCTACGCCGAAACCACCGTGGCGCAGATCGCTGCGGCGGTGCAGCTGCCGGTCTCGGGCCCCTATCGGTACTTCTCGGGGAAATCGGAGATCCTGGCCACCGCGCTGCGCCGTGCCGCCGACCGCCTCTCGGCCGAACTGGCCCGGGCCCACGGCCCGGACAGCGAGCCCCGTGAGACGTTGACGCGACTGGTGGACGCCTACGTGACCACCTCGTTCGCCAACCCCGAACTCGCGTCGGTGTACTACAGCGAACGGGTCAACCTCGCCCCCAACGATCAGGTGCTGCTGCGCAACGTCCAGCGCGCGACGGTCGGGTCCTGGGTCGAATTGCTGATCTCGGCCCGCCCCGAACTCGATGTGACCGCGGCCCGCTTCCTCATCCAGGCGGCCATGGGCCTGGTCGTGGACCTGGGTCGGCTGGTGCACTACGACCGGATGAGCCAGGACCGCGACGACGGCACCGATCCGCTGAGTTACCCGCGGGCCTGTGTCCAGACGCTGATGGAGGCCGTGCTGTTCGAGACGAACGTTACGCAACGTCCCCTCGCCGATGGTTGA
- a CDS encoding EcsC family protein has product MGLSAYEQEQFARVLAHRERELRRSPRRLVPESVRGKGRDLYGKVLTTPGAAKARDSGAAVVKATAEGAGKFMTRTGQLTTSEDRVIRAYARKGHPVEELDEIRKLDLRAVDKVASFTRLHHTYSVSAAVEGAAAGLAVSGGQAAAAFGGIAGAGAAAAPGLGTIAAAMGVDAATLLTACSRVIAHDALYYGYDPRHPAEEVFMMQVIGLGLAVTPSAKAFAYQQLAILTRSLATNLAWRELNQQIFVKVAQRFAASFSQRLTKRKLGQLVPVAGIGIGAVLNWKMVDDVSNAAYWAYRERFLREKGGADVPPIAVDVDDARTGQNEESVIDVVGILESEGITLDRRLD; this is encoded by the coding sequence GTGGGGCTTTCGGCGTACGAACAGGAGCAATTCGCCCGGGTGCTCGCGCACCGTGAGCGGGAGTTGCGGCGATCACCGCGCCGTCTTGTGCCGGAATCGGTCAGGGGCAAGGGTCGTGATCTGTACGGCAAGGTTCTCACCACCCCGGGTGCGGCCAAGGCGCGTGACAGCGGAGCCGCGGTGGTGAAGGCCACGGCCGAGGGGGCAGGGAAGTTCATGACCCGCACCGGTCAGCTGACGACCTCAGAGGATCGGGTGATCCGGGCGTACGCCAGGAAGGGGCACCCAGTCGAAGAACTCGACGAGATCCGCAAGCTCGACTTGCGCGCTGTCGACAAGGTCGCCTCATTCACGCGGTTGCATCACACCTACTCGGTGTCGGCCGCCGTCGAAGGCGCCGCGGCGGGATTGGCCGTGAGTGGCGGGCAAGCCGCGGCCGCTTTCGGCGGGATAGCAGGCGCGGGCGCCGCAGCCGCACCGGGGTTGGGAACTATCGCCGCGGCGATGGGTGTCGATGCAGCAACGCTTTTGACTGCCTGTAGCAGGGTGATTGCACACGACGCGCTCTACTACGGCTACGACCCCCGTCATCCGGCCGAGGAGGTCTTCATGATGCAGGTGATCGGGCTCGGGCTCGCGGTAACACCATCGGCGAAGGCGTTTGCGTACCAGCAGTTAGCGATATTGACGCGGAGCCTTGCCACGAATCTGGCTTGGCGTGAGCTCAACCAGCAGATCTTCGTGAAAGTGGCCCAGCGGTTTGCGGCTTCATTCAGCCAGAGGCTCACCAAGAGAAAGCTCGGACAGCTCGTCCCGGTGGCGGGCATAGGCATTGGGGCGGTGTTGAACTGGAAGATGGTCGATGACGTCTCGAACGCGGCGTACTGGGCTTATCGGGAACGTTTCCTGCGTGAGAAGGGAGGAGCCGACGTTCCTCCCATTGCCGTCGACGTCGACGACGCCCGGACCGGGCAGAACGAGGAGTCGGTGATCGACGTGGTCGGGATCCTCGAATCTGAGGGAATCACGCTCGACCGTCGTTTGGATTAG